In Ovis aries strain OAR_USU_Benz2616 breed Rambouillet chromosome 17, ARS-UI_Ramb_v3.0, whole genome shotgun sequence, the following proteins share a genomic window:
- the HCAR2 gene encoding hydroxycarboxylic acid receptor 2: MNPSQLQNHFLKIGEKNCCVFRDDFIAKVLPPVVGLEFVFGLLGNGLALWIFCFHLKSWKASRVFLFNLAVADFLLIICLPFLADNYVRRWDWKFGEIPCRLMLFMLAMNRQGSIIFLTVVAVDRYFRVVHPHHALNKISNRTAGIISCLLWGITIGLTVHLLYRTRLIENQGSKLCSSFSICDAFRWHDAMFLLEFFVPLGIILFCSVRIVWSLRQRQMNRHAKIKRAINFIMVVAIVFIICFLPSVAVRIHIFWLLRKAGTENCDIYRSVDLAFYITLSFTYMNSMLDPLVYYFSSPSFPNFFSTLINRCLQRKGPDELDNNRSTSAELTGDLSTTKNVPEALMSNLSEPQSPSYLNPVSS; this comes from the coding sequence ATGAACCCTTCCCAACTGCAgaatcattttctgaaaataggCGAAAAGAACTGCTGTGTGTTCCGTGATGACTTCATTGCCAAAGTGCTGCCGCCGGTCGTGGGGCTGGAGTTCGTGTTCGGGCTCCTGGGCAATGGCCTTGCCCTGTGGATTTTCTGCTTCCACCTCAAGTCCTGGAAAGCCAGCCGGGTTTTCCTGTTCAACTTGGCCGTGGCTGACTTTCTCCTGATCATCTGCCTGCCGTTCCTGGCGGACAACTACGTGCGGAGGTGGGACTGGAagtttggggagatcccctgccGGCTCATGCTGTTCATGTTGGCCATGAACCGCCAGGGCAGCATCATTTTCCTCACTGTGGTGGCCGTGGATAGGTACTTCCGGGTGGTCCATCCCCACCACGCCCTGAACAAGATCTCCAATCGGACAGCGGGCATCATCTCCTGCCTCTTGTGGGGCATCACCATTGGCCTGACGGTCCACCTCCTGTACAGAACGAGGTTGATCGAGAATCAGGGTTCGAAACTGTGCAGCAGCTTCAGCATCTGCGATGCCTTCCGCTGGCACGATGCCATGTTCCTCCTGGAGTTCTTCGTGCCCCTGGGCATCATCCTGTTCTGCTCAGTCAGAATCGTCTGGAGCCTACGGCAGCGGCAAATGAACAGACACGCCAAGATCAAGCGGGCTATCAACTTCATCATGGTGGTGGCCATTGTCTTCATCATCTGCTTCCTGCCCAGCGTGGCCGTACGCATACATATTTTCTGGCTCTTGCGCAAGGCTGGCACGGAAAACTGTGACATCTATCGTTCAGTGGACCTGGCGTTTTACATCACCCTCAGCTTCACCTACATGAACAGCATGCTGGACCCTTTGGTGTACTACTTCTCCAGCCCATCTTTCCCCAACTTCTTCTCCACCTTGATCAACCGCTGCCTGCAGAGGAAGGGCCCGGATGAGTTGGATAACAACCGCAGCACCAGCGCCGAGCTCACAGGGGATCTGAGCACTACCAAGAACGTTCCCGAGGCTTTGATGTCCAATCTCAGTGAGCCGCAGAGCCCCTCTTATCTGAATCCAGTCTCCAGTTAA